A window of Panicum virgatum strain AP13 chromosome 8K, P.virgatum_v5, whole genome shotgun sequence contains these coding sequences:
- the LOC120645600 gene encoding uncharacterized protein LOC120645600: MYFDGALNLDGTGAGILLISPRGEQLKYVLQLLFKATNNAAEYEALIHGLRIVASLGIKRLLTYGDSKVVIQQVNKDWDCTHEKMDTYCKEIRKLEAHFYGLEFHHVLRDYNVAVDVLSKLGSKWALVSAGVFMQALNSPTVKIEEEPPTKPDLVPALGQEVLVTDPDWRAPILDFIINNKSYPKDKEHEQLARRAANYIIIGTKFFRHSASSGTLSKVYLSARWSLTPRRDPLGNLRKPRRSVNSGWQILQIGLLLADAQVIVRRCPGCQFFSKQQHVPAQALRTIPQSWPFSYWGLDSVGPLKFTKWIEVKPVSSTSAAKAVKFIEEIMHRFGVPRIITDLGSSFTESEFWDFYQESCIDVYYVSVAHPRCNSQVERTNGLILQGLKAKIFDPIEKYGSLWIQELPRVVWGRHTQRSRASGYSPFFMVYGSEAMLPMDIAFCAPHTQNYDEGEAETTRRTDLDSAKEHRLTAALQHARYEQQLHRYHDKNVQQRDFNIGYLVLRRVQSPRGKLTSPWEGPFIMSSVIVPGTYRLHREDGTNMGNPWNIEHLRRFYP; encoded by the exons atgtacttcgatggTGCCCTCAACCTCGACGGCACCGGTGCAGGCATCCTCCTCATCTCCCCGAGAGGTGAGCAGCTAAAGTACGTCCTGCAGCTActcttcaaggccaccaacaatgCGGCCGAGTATGAGGCCCTCATCCATGGCCTCCGGATTGTGGCATCCCTCGGCATCAAGAGGCTCCTCACCTACGGCGACTCCAAAGTCGTCATCCAGCAAGTAAACAAGGACTGGGACTGTACCCATGAGAAGATGGACACCTACTGCAAGGAGATACGCAAGCTCGAGGCCCACTTCTATGGCTTGGAATTCCATCACGTTCTCCGGGACTACAACGTGGCAGTCGACGTACTCTCCAAGCTGGGTTCAAAGTGGGCACTTGTCTCGGCCGGAGTCTTCATGCAGGCTCTCAACTCCCCCACCGTGAAGATCGAGGAGGAGCCTCCAACCAAGCCTGACCTAGTGCCAGCCCTAGGCCAGGAAGTACTAGTCACAGATCCAGATTGGCGAGCTCCAATACTCGacttcatcatcaacaacaagtcCTACCCAAAAGacaaggagcacgagcaacTCGCCCGCAGAGCCGCAAACTACATCATCATTGGAACTAAGTTTTTCAGGCACTCGGCGTCCTCAGGAACCCTTTCCAAAGTGTATCTCTCAGCAAGATGGAGTCTGACTCCTCGGCGAGATCCACTCGGGAATCTGCGGAAACCACGCAGGAGCGTCAACTCTGGTTGGCAAATCCTTCAGATCGGGCTTCTACTTGCTGACGCCCAGGTCATCGTCAGACGATGCCCAGGGTGCCAGTTCTTCTCAAAGCAGCAACATGTCCCGGCTCAGGCCCTGCGGACAATCCCTCAATCCTGGCCATTCTCCTATTGGGGACTCGACTCGGTGGGACCGCTCAAG ttcaccaagtggattgaGGTGAAGCCGGTCTCATCCACATCAGCAGCCAAGGCAGTCAAGTTCATCGAAGAAATAATGCACCGGTTCGGAGTGCCTCGGATCATCACAGACTTAGGCTCCTCCTTCACCGAATCAGAATTCTGGGACTTCTACCAGGAGAGCTGCATCGACGTGTACTATGTCTCCGTGGCTCACCCCAGGTGCAACAGCCAAGTGGAGCGCACCAACGGCTTGATCCTTCAAGGGCTCAAAGCCAAGATTTTTGACCCGATCGAAAAATACGGCTCCCTGTGGATCCAagaactacccagagtagtATGGGGGCGGCACACGCAGAGAAGTCGGGCCTCCGGCTACTCCCCCTTCTTCATGGTATACGGTTCTGAGGCTATGCTCCCGATGGATATCGCCTTTTGTGCTCCGCACACCCAGAACTACGATGAAGGTGAAGCCGAAACAACTCGGCGAACAGACCTCGACTCGGCCAAGGAGCACCGTCTAACGGCAGCCCTCCAGCACGCCCGATACGAGCAGCAGCTACATCGTTATCATGACAAAAACGTCCAGCAGCGCGACTTCAACATCGGCTACCTGGTACTTCGGCGGGTCCAGTCCCCCAGAGGCAAGCTAACTTCCCCATGGGAAGGCCCCTTCATCATGAGCAGCGTAATTGTCCCAGGAACCTACAGGCTGCACCGAGAAGATGGAACGAACAtgggcaacccatggaacatcgaGCACCTTCGTCGCTTCTATCCGTAG